A window of Verrucomicrobiia bacterium genomic DNA:
CTCCATTTGGTAGAATAGCTTCCCCCGGAACAGGAGTTTTATGAAATCCCGTCATTTTCTGGTTTTTCTTTTAATCGCCGCCGCCGGCGCGTCCGGCTGCGACACGCTTGCTCCGTTTGTCCAGGACTTCAACATCATCTCCATTCCCCAGGAAAAAGAGATTGGCGCCCAGATGGCGCAGGAAGTCGCGAAGCAGATGCAGATCAATACCGATTCCGCGCTGAACGAGCGTGTGAGCGCCATCGGCCGCAGGCTGGTGAATGCTCTTCCGCAGCGCGATTTCGATTATCAATTTTCCGTGGTGAACGACGACACACCGAACGCCTTCACGATCCCCGGCGCCCATATCTACGTGCACACCGGGCTTCTCAAATTTGTTTCCGACGACGATGAGCTGGCGGGCGTGATCGGCCACGAAATCGGCCATGCGTACGAACGGCATCCGGCCAAGGGCATTTCGCGGCAGTACGGGCTCGAGCATCTGGCGGGAATCGTATTGAAAGGGCACGAGACCCAGCTGCGGTCCATGACGCTGCAGATTATCGGCGGCGGTTTCCTGAGCAAGTACGGCCGCGACGACGAGCGCGAAGCCGACGAGATCGGATTCCTTCTGGCGCGGCGCGCGGGTTACGACGGCGACGGCCTGCTCCGCTTTCTGAAAAAACTTCTCACGATCACGGGCAATGGCCCGACGCTTATTTTCTTCCAGAGCCATCCGCCCACGCCCGAGCGCATCGCGCGCCTCGAGGCGTTGGCCAAAGGCGCGCCGGTTTCTTTTCCCGCGCCGTCGAACGGTTTGGCCATGGCGCCGCTTGCATATCAGCCGCAGGCCCCGCGCGCGGCTTATGCCGTGCAGCCCGCCTATGCGGCTCCGGCGCCGTCCGCTTCTTACCCTCCGGCGCGCCG
This region includes:
- a CDS encoding M48 family metallopeptidase, which produces MKSRHFLVFLLIAAAGASGCDTLAPFVQDFNIISIPQEKEIGAQMAQEVAKQMQINTDSALNERVSAIGRRLVNALPQRDFDYQFSVVNDDTPNAFTIPGAHIYVHTGLLKFVSDDDELAGVIGHEIGHAYERHPAKGISRQYGLEHLAGIVLKGHETQLRSMTLQIIGGGFLSKYGRDDEREADEIGFLLARRAGYDGDGLLRFLKKLLTITGNGPTLIFFQSHPPTPERIARLEALAKGAPVSFPAPSNGLAMAPLAYQPQAPRAAYAVQPAYAAPAPSASYPPARR